Proteins found in one Podarcis muralis chromosome 5, rPodMur119.hap1.1, whole genome shotgun sequence genomic segment:
- the LOC114598449 gene encoding embryonic pepsinogen-like — MSKKLLEYYGTIYIGSPPQKFSVVFDTGSSDLWVPSVKCSSEACLKHRRFDSSKSSTFRRTGKHFHIVNGTGTMKGILVFDTLKVSSLSISHQGFGLSTTEPGKAFVNMTFDGILGLAYPSLSEEKATPFFDSLMKEGLLEKHQFSVYLSRKKRGSEFIFGGIDQSHYTGRINWIPVNYQSGFWQIALDSILVDGTEIACKGGCHGIIDTGTSLLLGPKYEMIKIEKAIGATPTHFGISEINCSELSNMPDVVFVINGIHYPLPPSAYTLKDKQVGCFSGFGYSFDGSWNLGDVFIREYYSIFDRENNQVGLAKAV; from the exons ATGTCGAAGAAGCTA CTCGAATACTATGGAACAATCTACATTGGATCCCCGCCACAGAAGTTCTCTGTTGTTTTTGACACTGGGTCATCTGATCTCTGGGTACCATCTGTCAAGTGCAGTAGTGAGGCATGCC tAAAACATCGGAGGTTTGACTCATCTAAGTCTTCTACCTTCCGCAGAACAGGAAAACACTTCCACATTGTGAATGGGACCGGAACCATGAAAGGAATCTTGGTATTTGATACACTTAAG GTATCCAGTCTTTCCATTTCTCATCAGGGATTTGGCTTGAGTACCACTGAGCCAGGTAAAGCCTTTGTCAACATGACATTTGATGGGATCCTGGGCTTAGCCTACCCCTCCCTTTCTGAAGAAAAAGCAACTCCATTCTTTGATAGCCTGATGAAGGAAGGCTTGCTTGAGAAACACCAATTTTCTGTTTATCTCAGCAG aaagaaaagaggaagtgAGTTCATTTTTGGTGGAATTGATCAATCTCACTATACTGGTCGTATTAATTGGATACCTGTTAATTATCAGTCAGGTTTTTGGCAGATTGCACTGGATAG CATTTTAGTGGATGGTACAGAGATTGCCTGCAAAGGTGGATGCCACGGAATCATTGATACAGGGACATCCCTCTTGCTTGGCCCAAAATATGAGATGATTAAAATCGAAAAAGCCATTGGAGCCACTCCAACGCACTTTGGCATA AGTGAAATCAACTGCAGTGAACTCTCCAATATGCCAGATGTTGTTTTTGTAATCAATGGAATCCACTATCCATTGCCGCCATCAGCCTACACTCTTAAG GACAAACAAGTCGGCTGCTTTAGTGGTTTTGGATACTCATTTGATGGCAGTTGGAACCTAGGAGATGTGTTCATCAGAGAATACTACAGTATCTTTGACCGGGAGAACAACCAAGTTGGACTGGCAAAGGCAGTCTAA